A segment of the Halorubrum sp. BV1 genome:
CGGGCTCGTTCTGTGACGTGGCGAGCAACTAGTGACTTCCCGGTTCCCGTTTTGCCGTAAATAATCACGTTGTTGGGCGGATCGCCACGAACGATTGGCCTGAGTTCAGCAGCCACGGCCTTGATCTCGCCATCTCGGCCGACGATACGTCCGCTTTCAGGGACGTGACCAACCTTCAGCAGCTCCTTGCGAGCGAAAATGTTGGCTCGGTCGGGGTCGTCTTCATCAAAGTCGAAGAGGGGATCGTCAGCGGGATCCTCGTAGCGGCCGTCGAAGTCAGAGAGTTGGGACGGTTCCTCAGCCATCAATATCAGACATCGCGGATGGGACCTACTTAATGATTTGGCTACCTCGACCAGAGTGTAAATCGGGCTATGGTCGTCTTCTGATGTTTTGTCGCTGCCGTATCATCCTCACAAAGGGTCGAGTCGGTCCCGAGTGAAATCGGATTCGAAGCGTTCGTTACCGTCGCAGACCGGCACCCCTAATCCAGAGTGAAAACGCCGGACTGGAGCGGGTTTGACACACCCCTGATCAAGAGTGAATAGCCCTCCACCCGGTGAGCAGCGTAGTTGGTTGAGACGACACCCCCCGTCCAGAGTGTATCTCCCGAGCCGGGTAATCAATCATCTCTATGAGAGGACACAACGGCACTGGGTGTCTGACGCACGGCAGACACCCCTCGTCCAGAGTGAAACACCGGTGTGACGAGCTGGGGTGGAAAGTGAACCTCGAGTGATGGTGACGAGCGTTCGTCGGCACCCCAGTCAAGAGTGAAGACGCTGACCAGATCTCCAACCGAAGCAAAGCAGGGTACAACCGGAACTGTCGGGATTGGGTATCTTGATTCCGGTTGACGAGGAAGAACGAGAGATACCAATCCCGATTTCGGCTTTGATGCCGCTTAGCTGGTTAGCGAATAGTCAGAATGACGATTGTTCCTTCAACGTCTCATAATACACTGACGACGGAATCGAACCCCCACACCCCTCGTCCAGAGTGAAACGCTACGAGAGTCCCTCGGTTGACCGGGCGGAAACCACACGACGAGTCGGCTGGGAAGTGCCGAAATCACAGGGCATGAGACGTTTATCCCTCTAACAGCAGTCGTCACACAGCCAAGGATCCTCTAAACATACCAATCTACTTAGTATTACCTAGAAGTTTTATTACTACCTGCTCCTTACCACTCTCCAAGTGCATTCAGCACACAAATGAGGACGAAGGCGGCATTCGTCCGGGTGGTTTCGAACCGCTGCTCGTGTTCGCTGTTCCATTTCTTCCGTGTTCTCTCTTCTCAAGCAGTCTTTCCGTGATTCTTGCTGATCTTCTCTCACGAGAACCCCTATTTCCCGTGGACCTTACCCCACACCTCTGATTGTTTTTCACTCTGGACGAGGGGTGTGTGGGTGAGGTATTCTCTCCAGCTCCCTTCCGCGTCTCCACTCAGCATTAACCAACAAATCTCCCGATACCTCGATAGTGTTGGTTAACCTCTCTCAATCTCGGTGAAGGCGGCCAAGTCCGTTTCCCGAGTTTCCGCGATCTCGCGTTGAATCTCCGTCCGATCGCAGCCAAGCGGTGCCAGCACACTCTCGACAGCTCTGACGAGTTGCGTCTCGTAGTACGACGCATCGTACGACTCTATCTCTTCGTGGGCTAACGCGACTCGCTCTCGCGAGCTCTTCTCGTCGTCGATGACTACGTACTCGATGTCCTGTCCCGGGTGGACGGCGAGGTCCTGCTCTCGAGCCCGCTTCAGCGCCGCCACGTTCTGTGTGTTCTGCGTATATCCCTCCAGCGGCTTGGAGACACGATTCCGTTCGACGAGCTGCTCGACCGGCACCGTTCCAGCGTGGAGGCGCTTGATAGCATCCTGGAGACAGTCGAGTACGGCGTCTGGAGATCGAGTCGCGTCGAGCCGGCCGAGACAGTCCCGCTGGATGTCCTCGATGAACGGCGGGGTTGAGCGCTGCCGGGCTTCGATACCTCTGATCTTGAAGTCGTCGTCGCCGGCGACCTTCCCGAAGTACTTCGTCAACGCGCCGGCGTCGCTCTCGCGCTGCGGGACGAATGCCACCCAGTCGTAGTGAGCCTCGTGTTCGAGCCGAATCTCGACGCGTTCCGTGATCTCCGTCGTGAGCGTCTCGAGGTCCTCGCGGTCCTTGTCGTCGATGTCGGGGTCCGGCGTCACCCAGATGGAGTCGACGATGCCGTGGACGACCCGCCAGCCGCCAGTTTCCAGTCGCTGTTTCGCCGTCAGCAGAATCTCGCGAGCGAACGCGTTGATCGCCTCGTGGCACTCGATGCGGCCGAACTTCGCGTTGCTGAACCCCTGATAGCCGAAGCACGCGACGAGGATCCACTTCAGCGCTCCCGACCGTCCCTCGAGTTCCGCCAGTCGGTCCTCGTCGGGGTCGTCCCGTTCCTTCTCGCGACGGATGGCCGCCTTGATCTCGTCGCGAGCGTCGATGATCGGCTGTAGCACGTCGACGAGGTAGCCCCGGTCGTCGCAGATCGAGTATCCGAGGCCGGGGACGTCGTCGCGATCGCTGTGGCAGTCACACCGGATGACGTCCGGCGAGACGTTCCGGGTACAGATGATGTTCGGGTACAACGAGGAGAAGTCGAGTTCGTGGACGTTCTCGTGAAGCCCGACCTTGGGTGCGAAGATGAAGCCGCCGCGGTCGGCGTCGTGGAGCGTCCCCATCGGTTTGTAGAACTCGTGGCGCCAGGAGTTCCACGGGACGAGGACACCGCGGTCGTGGGCCTCGCAGATCTGAATCGCCGTGAGGACGTTCCCGATCGACGCCCACGCAAGTTCCTGGACGGGCTTTTTCGAGCGCGACACGAGGTCGAGGACGCCGTCGAGGTTCGTCTCCCCGTAGAAGAACGTGTTCGACTCGTCGATGATCGCCCGGCCGGGGATGTTGTACCGCGCCGGCGAGTGGCCGACGCGGCCGTAACTCGAGTACGTCGACCGGCTCGCGAGCTGCTGGTAGTCGACGTCCGGCCACCGACTCAGCGAGAAGTCGTCGACGCCGGCAGCCGTCGCCATTTCGTACAGGGTCGGGACGATCTCGCTCGTCGAGCAGACCAGGACATCCGGATCGTGCGCTTCGAGTGCCCCTTGGACGGCGGTCAGGATATCCGTCGGCGAGCCGGTGACGGTGTCGCCGGCGACGGACAGTTTCTCGTAGACATCGTTGCTCGTTTCGGTCACCGGGACGCTGAGCCGGAGCGTCGACAGCTCGCTCGCCGGCGTCGGATCGGCGCCGGTCTCCAGACAGTACCGGAACTCTCGCGAGAAGTCGACGTTGAAACAGGCGAGATCCCCGACTGGATAGTCCGACAGCTGGCGTGCCTGCCGGGCGAGTGGGGTGACGCGGTCGATGTGGGCGACGTCGACGGCGAGGACTGATTCCTCGTCCCGTCGAAAGCCCGGCCGTCGCGTAACCATCTCGGTCGCGACGACGTCCGGGTGCTGGTCGTACACCGACTGGAGTGTCGTGAGGTCGAGGTCGGTCTCTGGGTCGCGAGCGGCGACGTAGAAGCGCGGGGTGTACTTGTCTCGTTCTGTTGCGACGGCGCCGTCGGCTGTTGTCTCCCACTCCAGGACGCGGCCGTCGTCCAGAAAGTCGATGGTAAATGGCATTTTCCAACCCTCTCTCCGGAAACACGGCGCTGTCTCATAGCCGATGGCGTGTCGATTCCGGATTTCGGAGAAGGGAGGGATTAGTCCGTATGCCGCCGAAGTTGGTGGTTAGCGTCTGTCGGACTGATTTCCAGCTTGTTTCCGAGATGCCGGTTTGGCGTGATGCTACTAGTCGCCGGTATAAGCTAATCCGCACTGCGATCTGTCTCTCTTTGGCCGGTGACAAGCAAAGGCCTATATATACTTACTAGGTTGTCATATGGTGAATGGAACGGGCGACTCGGGAACGTGAAAAGGAACAGCGTGAGCAAGCACAAACGAACGACGAGGCACAGCAGTGCCCGGAGTGCAACTCATCCAACGTGATCACCGATCAGAGCGAACGAGTCTGTGAGGATTGCGGGCTCGTTCTTGAGGACGACCAAATCGATCACGGCCCGGAGTGGCGGGCGTTCAACTCCTCAGAGCGCGACCAGAAATCACGCGTGGGCGCGCCGACGACGAAAACGATGCACGATAAGGGGTTGACGACCCAGATCGACTGGAAGGACAAGGACGCCTACGGTCGCTCACTTGACGCGAAGAAACGCAACCAGATGCACCGCCTCCGCAAATGGCAGGAGCGCATCCGGACGAAGGACGCGGGCGAACGCAACCTCCAGTTCGCGCTCTCGGAGACCGATCGGATGGCGTCCGCGCTTGGCGTCCCACGTAGTGTTCGCGAGGTTGCCTCGGTCATCTATCGGCGCGCGCTCAACGAGGACCTCATCCGTGGGCGCTCCATCGAGGGCGTCGCAACTGCCTGCCTCTACGCCGCCTGCCGCCAGGAGGGCATCCCGCGAACCCTCGAAGAAGTGACGGAAGTCGCCCGCATCGACCAGAAGGAAATCGGACGAACGTATCGCTACGTCGCCCACGAACTCTCCCTCGAAATTCAGCCAACCGACCCCAAGGAATACCTCCCCCGCTTCGCAAGCGACCTCAACCTTTCCGAGGAAACCATCGCGAAGGCCCGCGAAATCATCGACACCTCCGCCGAACAAGGATTACTCTCCGGGAAATCACCATCCGGATTTGCGGCCGCCGCCATCTACGCGGCAAGCCTCCTCTGCAACGAGAAGAAAACCCAGCGCGAAGTCGCCGACGTCGCGAACGTCACCGAAGTCACCATCCGCAACCGCTACCAGGAACAGATCGAAGCGATGGGCTTGGGAGTGTAATCTTCTATTCGCATCCACCCGAGAGACGTTACCTTGTGTTCAAGCGCGTCGTGGATCTCCTGGCCCAAACCTCGATCAACCTCTAGTCCGTATTGCCCGCGATCGGCAACGCCGAGTAGTTCGTCGATAGCGACTCTCGCTCGATTGACGATGCGATCCTGCCTGAGCAATACATCGAACCCCTCCCCAAGGCCGACGGCGATTCCGCACTAGCTTCGTTTCATCTGTGGAACTAGGGACATTCCAACCTAAATGGCGAGTTTACGTCGAAGAGCGAATCGAAACGCTGTGGGAACGGCAGTAGGCAGCCAAGAGAACAAAATATTGTCCCACAGATTATTATGCTGCCCTCTCGTTGTTTGGTATATCATGTCCGAGGAGATGGCCCCAGCCAATCGAATGATTCCGGATGGCGGGACCGAACACCGCGACGTAAACGATGTCGTCGAAGAAGACTGGATTGAGGAGACGACGCCGTTTGAACGAGTGTACGAAATCATCCGCACTACCTACGACCCTGCGTCCGCCGGAGAGATCGCCGACCGCGCCCGCGTCTCGGCAACCACGGCACGGAAGCACTTGCGAACGCTCGAAAGCGCTGGCGAAGTAACAACCTCCCAAGACGGGCAGACGACGTGCTATCGACGATCGGAAACAGCGATTGTCACCGAACATGCACAGTCGCTGCTCGCGGAACTGTCCCCCGAAGAGATCGCGTCCGGTGTTGCGGATATGAAGGCACAGATACAGGAATGGCGTGAGGAGTATGATGTCGATTCACCCGAAGAATTCGCCCGCGAACGAGACGTCGACGACGTCGATAGCGACTACGGTGCCCTCCTCACGGAATGGCAAACGACGCGACGCAACCTCGCACTCGCACAAGCAACACTCGCAATCGGTGAAGCAAGCAATACGGGCCACCTGACTGGCACAGATCCCGACGATGAGGGCGATAGCGATACCTCCATCGTCGTATGACCAGCGACGAGACCCCCTCTCAACAGTCTCAGCCGGTCGAGCAATCCGAGGTATTTGGGCCTATTGACCCCGGGGCGTTGCGTGAGATTCGAGACCTGATCATGGAGCAGGAGCCGCTGGCCGAGACAGCGTCACTAGACGATCCGTTGAATCCACAGACGCTCTCGGTCGAACTGTCCGATGGAGTCGGTGCAGCGTCAACCGCTCGGATCGACATCCGGTGGAGTCTAACCGAAAACTATGCGGTCCACTACACGGACGACCGGAATCAGAATTTCCGGTTCGATTGCCACCCGAAACCGGACGCGCCGAGACGACACTTCCATCCACCACCCGACGCTCCGAGTCGTCCCGTCGAGGAATCCTGTATTGCTGTGTCTGAGACCGGCCTTGTGACACGAGCGATTCTCCAACGATGGCGATACGCCTATACCAACGAGACGTTCGAAGGGATCAACGATGCTGAGAACCCGCCATAGCTTGATTCTTAGACGATAGGCGTGTCCGCCTTGTCCTACTGGCGGGGGACTCGTGTTTTCGGAACGGGTACAACTAGCCCTCAGACGATTGGTTCGAGCGATTTCATCGAGAAATCCGACTTCGAGCAGTACTGTTCTGCAAGTTCCATCAACGCTCGAGTTCGTCGGATATCGGCGACGTTGTGGATGATGAGTGGCTCGTAGGCGCCCTCCTCCCACGCAGTGACTGCCTCACTACTGTCGGTAAATGGATCGACCTCGTTCATTCCGGCGCCGATCAGTTCCTCGTAGACGCCACTCAGCGTATCCTCACTCGTATTGAAGCGTGTCTCGAAGACATCCATCACGTCGACGTATGGCAGCGTTCCAAAGGGCCACTCGAGCCCGTGGGTACAGAGACGAGTCCGGAGAAACGGCAAGTCAAATCCCCCGTTCCACCGTTCACCGTTGTACGCGACGAGCTTTGCATCGCGTTGGGTGAGTGTCGACGTGACGAACGTCGCCAGTTCGTTCAGGAGTTCCTGTTCGCTGTCGTGGAGTGAGAGCTGTATGGGTGTCTGGAGGGTGTCGTTGAGCCGATCTGTGAAGCCTGCTTGTGGTGTCGTTCCGTCTATATTGAGAAACACTCGCGACGAGACCGTCGAGTCGAACCCAACTACTGTGAGTTCGTCATCGGTCTCGAACCCCGTTGTTTCGATGTCGAAGGCGATTGTCGTCAACTCAGTCATTCTGCACCTCCAGTGTCACCTTCGGCAGGCGATTGCTGCTGTTTTCCTCCAGTTTCCGAAAGCCGTTCCTCAAGCTCTGTCAGGCGTTCCTCGTGGTCGTCGAGGCGGGCCTCCTGTTCGAGATCGATGCTAAGCAGCGACGGCAGCAGCGGATTCTGGTGGTTCAACAGCCCGCTCGCGTCGGCGTGCTCGCGGGCGTACTCGAACAGCCGGTCAAGGCGCGGCTGGTCGCGACGCCGCAGTGCCCGCCGGAACTCCGCCCACCGCTCTTCGATGGCCCGCAGTGCATCCCGGTACGTCGGGTTTGTGCGCCCCATCGCTATCGGCCTCCTGTCCCGGTCGCGGTCCACGCATCGAGCAAGGGGTCCGCGGTGGCCGCCACCGTCTTACCGTCAGCTGTGACGCCCTCCGGAGTCGGCGTCGACGGCGTCGGCGTCGTCGGTTCCACGCCGACCTGCGTGGCGCGTGCCGCGAGCAGCTGCCGCCAGTACGCGAATGTCGTCTGGTAGTACGCGCCGTCATCGACGGGATAGACGAGTGTCTCGAAGTTCTCGCCGACGACCCGTGGCCCCATCCGAGTTTGCTCGCACTCGAGGTGCTGGTCGGCGACCGTCGCGATTGACTCGGTGAATTCGTTTCGTTCGTTACGCGTAACGAGCACCGGGATGTCGTACCCCTCGGCGTAGGTCGCTAACCGGGCAAGGGTGCGGGCTTGGAGGGTTTTCGCGTGTGTTTCGCCGAGGGTATCGTCGGTGCGATACTGGGCGTCGACGGCCGGGGCGACGATGAGGGCGGGTGTGTGGGACGACGTGTCCTCGTCACGACTCGGTTCCCCTCGACCGGCTGCCCGGGCGTCGGCGGTGGATGTCTGGATTACCTTATTCACTGCCGTCGGGAGATCACAGACGGCGCCGTAGTGTTGGTAGGCGGTAAATCCACGGGCGACGTGAATTCGGTTGAGCAACCGTTGACTAGGGGCGATTTGGGCGAGTGTCGTCGTCGTCGCGTGTCCGTTTGTGTCGACCCAGAAGGCGGGCCCGTCGTGTAGGAGGAGATGGTCGAGCACGAGCGACTGCAGGATCGGGACGCCGCGGCCTCCTTCGACGTCGAGCAGGGTGATGCCGTTGTCGAGCTGCGGCAGCAGCATCTCGTCCGTAGCCGGATCGGCCTGGTCAGCGAGGGACCGATTGCGGTCAGCTCCTCGTGTCGGCTGGTCCACCGCTAATCGGTTCGACGTTGAGTGTTCTCTCATACTCGACTAGTTGTCTACGTTCCCGATAAGCCGCGGCGTGGCGCTTCCGCGTTTCAGGGAAGGCACGAGACAGGTGGGAAACTTGTTCCCAGTCGTCGGGTTTCTGTGGATAGCTAATGGTTTCCGAGAACGTTTCCAGAACTGAGTTCCCCCGTATTGGAGAGTTAACCAACAAAACGAGTTTTCGTGTATTCTGTTGGTTAATACGTCACAGCTGGTTTCGCTGCTCGGCTAGGAACGAAACGAGGTTGTCAACCGCGTCTGCTGGCAGTTCCTCTTGTCGGAAGACGCCCTTGAACGAGTCTTCGAACCCATCTTCTTCAAGTCGATTCAGGACCATCTCGATCTGTTTATCGAGCTTCTCCGGGTCGCCACGGTGGACGTGTCGCTCGATGCGGTCGAAATCCGCACGCAAGCTAATCACGACGAGGTCGCGGGTATCGGCCTTTCGCCCGCTGTGGAGTTTCATCGCGAACAGCAGGGCCGGTTCCGGGATTCGCCCGTCCAGGTCGTCGGCGACGTCAAGTGATTCGATGGTACTGTGTTCGTGAAGATAGCGGTACGACCACTCCGCGTCCGTCTGTCGACATCCCATCGCATCTACGAGTGCCTCGAATTTGACGGTGTTCGCTCCGACCCCCTTTGTGTATTGAACAATTCGCCCGTCGTACTCGTTCGAGACGTCCTGCTCGAACTGTTTCTCGTATCCGAGGTCACGAAGGAGGATATCGTAGTCGTCGAGTGCAGTGTCCGGAATCACGGTGTCGATATCGGTCGTAAACCGTGTTTGGAACGCGGACACTGCCCAGCCGCCAACGAGAACATACGGCAGTTCGGCATCCTGGACCGCGCGATGCGTGTCAATCAGCTCGGATTGTCGCTCGGGAAGACTCATTCCATCTGTTCGTTCGCACTTATGGCACTGTGATGTGATGCATCGATGTCCCTGTTGTACTCGTTGGCGATGATCTCCAAGGCGGGCTCGTATGCTGGCCGATTCTCCATCATCTGGCTGACGGTATCGTCCAACGGGATGACGGGGTTACCGTCGACCCACTCGGCGTCGATCTCGCCGGTCTTGGGGAACAACACGTAGTGAACGTTTCCGTCGACGTCGTTGGCATCCGGGCGCTCGTTGATCGTCGTGTCGACGCCAAACTGCTGGAAGAACGCAATCCACCGTTCGACGTCACGGTCGTGCACTTCGATGAACACCGGATAGTCGTCGTGGCTCCGCGCGATCTGGAAGCCGCCGTGTGTCCAGACGTATGCCGCGTCAATTTCCGTGTACGCGAACTCCATTCCGGCGAAGTGTGGAATGACGTACGCGTCTTCCTGAGAGATGGTGTCGCGGCTGTGCAACGCAGCCATCATCTCGGCGTACTGCTGGCGCATCTCGTGATCGACGACCTGGATTCCATTATCAGTATTAGCGATAACTTCTGCGTCATCTAACCGCTCAACCCAGTCGTACACCCACGAGTATGAGACGTCGATCTTGCTCGCGATACGGTTGATAGAATCGCCACGCTGGATGGCTAACACAATTTTCGCAGCGGTGGCATCCATTAACTCGTTCATTATTGAAATCACCTCCTGCTTGCGCTGTCGCTTTCCGCTTCTAGATATCTCTATCGAGATACCAATACATAGAACTTCCGCCTAAATCGGCTACCTGCGGGACGTGCGTACGCGACCCTTCCCGATTACTGCATCGGCGATGCAGCTGCCGAGTCAACGAGCGAGTACTCTCGGTCTCGACTTGTGCCCTCTGCCTCGAGGAGGTTGTACTGTTCCATCTTGGAGAGGTACGTCCGAACGGTTC
Coding sequences within it:
- a CDS encoding AAA family ATPase, coding for MAEEPSQLSDFDGRYEDPADDPLFDFDEDDPDRANIFARKELLKVGHVPESGRIVGRDGEIKAVAAELRPIVRGDPPNNVIIYGKTGTGKSLVARHVTERAR
- a CDS encoding type B DNA-directed DNA polymerase, which codes for MPFTIDFLDDGRVLEWETTADGAVATERDKYTPRFYVAARDPETDLDLTTLQSVYDQHPDVVATEMVTRRPGFRRDEESVLAVDVAHIDRVTPLARQARQLSDYPVGDLACFNVDFSREFRYCLETGADPTPASELSTLRLSVPVTETSNDVYEKLSVAGDTVTGSPTDILTAVQGALEAHDPDVLVCSTSEIVPTLYEMATAAGVDDFSLSRWPDVDYQQLASRSTYSSYGRVGHSPARYNIPGRAIIDESNTFFYGETNLDGVLDLVSRSKKPVQELAWASIGNVLTAIQICEAHDRGVLVPWNSWRHEFYKPMGTLHDADRGGFIFAPKVGLHENVHELDFSSLYPNIICTRNVSPDVIRCDCHSDRDDVPGLGYSICDDRGYLVDVLQPIIDARDEIKAAIRREKERDDPDEDRLAELEGRSGALKWILVACFGYQGFSNAKFGRIECHEAINAFAREILLTAKQRLETGGWRVVHGIVDSIWVTPDPDIDDKDREDLETLTTEITERVEIRLEHEAHYDWVAFVPQRESDAGALTKYFGKVAGDDDFKIRGIEARQRSTPPFIEDIQRDCLGRLDATRSPDAVLDCLQDAIKRLHAGTVPVEQLVERNRVSKPLEGYTQNTQNVAALKRAREQDLAVHPGQDIEYVVIDDEKSSRERVALAHEEIESYDASYYETQLVRAVESVLAPLGCDRTEIQREIAETRETDLAAFTEIERG
- a CDS encoding transcription initiation factor IIB family protein; protein product: MERATREREKEQREQAQTNDEAQQCPECNSSNVITDQSERVCEDCGLVLEDDQIDHGPEWRAFNSSERDQKSRVGAPTTKTMHDKGLTTQIDWKDKDAYGRSLDAKKRNQMHRLRKWQERIRTKDAGERNLQFALSETDRMASALGVPRSVREVASVIYRRALNEDLIRGRSIEGVATACLYAACRQEGIPRTLEEVTEVARIDQKEIGRTYRYVAHELSLEIQPTDPKEYLPRFASDLNLSEETIAKAREIIDTSAEQGLLSGKSPSGFAAAAIYAASLLCNEKKTQREVADVANVTEVTIRNRYQEQIEAMGLGV
- a CDS encoding winged helix-turn-helix domain-containing protein, whose protein sequence is MSEEMAPANRMIPDGGTEHRDVNDVVEEDWIEETTPFERVYEIIRTTYDPASAGEIADRARVSATTARKHLRTLESAGEVTTSQDGQTTCYRRSETAIVTEHAQSLLAELSPEEIASGVADMKAQIQEWREEYDVDSPEEFARERDVDDVDSDYGALLTEWQTTRRNLALAQATLAIGEASNTGHLTGTDPDDEGDSDTSIVV
- a CDS encoding ribonuclease H-like domain-containing protein; translated protein: MTELTTIAFDIETTGFETDDELTVVGFDSTVSSRVFLNIDGTTPQAGFTDRLNDTLQTPIQLSLHDSEQELLNELATFVTSTLTQRDAKLVAYNGERWNGGFDLPFLRTRLCTHGLEWPFGTLPYVDVMDVFETRFNTSEDTLSGVYEELIGAGMNEVDPFTDSSEAVTAWEEGAYEPLIIHNVADIRRTRALMELAEQYCSKSDFSMKSLEPIV
- a CDS encoding helix-turn-helix domain-containing protein, which produces MDATAAKIVLAIQRGDSINRIASKIDVSYSWVYDWVERLDDAEVIANTDNGIQVVDHEMRQQYAEMMAALHSRDTISQEDAYVIPHFAGMEFAYTEIDAAYVWTHGGFQIARSHDDYPVFIEVHDRDVERWIAFFQQFGVDTTINERPDANDVDGNVHYVLFPKTGEIDAEWVDGNPVIPLDDTVSQMMENRPAYEPALEIIANEYNRDIDASHHSAISANEQME